The segment ACACTGAATGGCGTTACGATGACCCAGAAGAGCAAGAAGCGCCACGATAACTCGATGTTCGAGTTTTCCTTCGCTAACACCTATGTCTCCAATATTGATTTCTTCTACCCTGGCAGCGGCGCGATCGCGGATCTCAAGTGGAGCACGCAGGATACGACCAAAGTCCCTGAGCCCGCTGGCGTAGCGGCACTTTTCCTCACAACTGGTTTAGCCGGTCGCCGTCTGCGCCAGCGGAAGCAAATCACATAGGGTGTTCAGGCTAAAGTACATCGGTTGTCTGGCTAACGCTGGTTGCCAGGCTAAAGCATATCAGTTAGCTGACGATCGCGTTGCCGAATCTCACAAAACAGTCCCATAAAACATCGGCCTGTTTGTATGTACTTGATGACTGAGTCAGACATCACACCGAAAAAGTAAATCTCCTCTGACTTGGCTGGAGGAGATTTACAACATTACCGCCGCTGAGCAATTGCACAAAACTTACATTTCGGGAATCTCAGCGGAGAAATCATTCACTCGGGTGAAATGAAACGGCCCAGCGATCGACCCCCAAATCCGTTCGTCTGTCTCTAAGTCACGGCCCCGATCGAGGCTCATCAGCGTTTGACCTTGATCGAGCACATCAAATTCATTATCAAGGTAGGTCTTCTGACCTTTACGTTCGACTAAACATTGCTTACCCGGTTCAACCCGGCCTTTAAACCCACTGCCGGTCCACTCCACCACCATGCCGCAGCCGCATAGCGGTTCGAGATCATCGATCGTCAAGTTTTCCAGCTTCGACCGATCGCGGGCCGCCCCCCGAAACTGATCATCATCCTTGAGCTTGTAATGGGGAATGGCGATCTGC is part of the Romeriopsis navalis LEGE 11480 genome and harbors:
- a CDS encoding chromophore lyase CpcT/CpeT — encoded protein: MTHATDITTLVHWMAGEFSNQAQAFENPPFFAHIRVCMRPLPLAVFGGQGIFLEQAYDFAQDQPYRIRVLQFLEVDGQIAIPHYKLKDDDQFRGAARDRSKLENLTIDDLEPLCGCGMVVEWTGSGFKGRVEPGKQCLVERKGQKTYLDNEFDVLDQGQTLMSLDRGRDLETDERIWGSIAGPFHFTRVNDFSAEIPEM